Proteins encoded together in one Chroicocephalus ridibundus chromosome 13, bChrRid1.1, whole genome shotgun sequence window:
- the GSC2 gene encoding homeobox protein goosecoid-2, with translation MSSEPASGTDASRRGLKKPCSFSIEDILSSPAEKSSQVLVPLCLRGILDSAPKGLCELETIPASSLQEEEEEEEEELEGAGCNCCCCSHMSTRSLQDSPSWLDARFPWPMRLFHSAVRVCKSPQGNPSELQTFHQIQRRTRRHRTIFTEDQLQALETLFHQNQYPDVITREHLANRIHLKEERVEVWFKNRRAKWRHQKRASASALILQGTKKPPEESC, from the exons ATGTCTTCGGAGCCAGCGTCGGGCACCGATGCCAGCAGGAGAGGCCTCAAGAAGCCGTGTTCCTTCAGCATTGAGGACATCCTCTCCAGCCCGGCAGAGAAGAGCTCGCAGGTCCTGGTCCCGCTCTGCCTGCGAGGCATCTTGGACTCCGCACCCAAGGGGCTGTGTGAGCTGGAGACCAtcccagccagctccctgcaggaggaggaggaggaggaggaagaagagctggaaGGGGCAGGttgcaactgctgctgctgttctcacaTGAGCACCCGTTCCCTGCAGGACTCGCCGAGTTGGCTGG ACGCCCGGTTCCCCTGGCCCATGCGTCTCTTCCACTCGGCTGTCAGGGTCTGTAAGAGCCCCCAGGGGAACCCgagcgagctgcagactttccacCAGATCCAGCGCCGGACGCGCCGGCATCGCACCATATTCACCGAGGACCAGCTGCAGGCCCTGGAGACGCTTTTCCATCAGAACCAGTATCCGGACGTCATCACCCGCGAGCACCTGGCAAACCGCATTCACTTGAAGGAGGAGAGGGTAGAG GTTTGGTTTAAGAATCGGCGGGCCAAGTGGCGGCATCAGAAGAGGGCATCTGCCTCAGCGCTGATCCTCCAAGGCACCAAGAAGCCCCCCGAGGAGAGCTGTTAG